From a region of the Labilithrix sp. genome:
- a CDS encoding AglZ/HisF2 family acetamidino modification protein — protein MLSVRVIPVLLLRRSGLVKTVRFRNAAYVGDPINIVRIFSEKEVDELILTEIRATKDGKRPDFELLEQIASEAFMPICYGGGVRSVDDATRILRLGMEKVSINTAALERPSLVQELATELGSQCVVASVDVQKDALGRYQVFSHADRPVPETNPLRWIDRLIRLGAGEILLNAVDRDGTMEGFDLTLLRLVRGRFDVPVIACGGASDLGNMRAAVREGALSAVGVGARFIYEGPYRAVLVSYLTRSEIESLSAGVVS, from the coding sequence TCGGAACGCCGCGTACGTCGGCGATCCGATCAACATCGTGCGGATCTTCAGCGAGAAGGAGGTCGACGAGCTCATCCTGACCGAGATCCGCGCGACGAAGGACGGGAAGAGGCCGGACTTCGAGCTCCTCGAGCAGATCGCAAGCGAGGCCTTCATGCCCATCTGCTACGGCGGCGGCGTTCGCTCTGTCGATGATGCGACACGCATCCTGCGGCTTGGGATGGAGAAGGTGTCGATCAACACCGCTGCCCTCGAGCGGCCGTCGCTCGTCCAGGAGCTCGCGACCGAGCTCGGTTCGCAGTGCGTCGTCGCGTCGGTTGACGTCCAAAAGGACGCCCTCGGACGCTATCAGGTCTTTTCCCACGCGGATCGTCCGGTCCCGGAGACCAATCCCCTCCGCTGGATCGATCGCCTCATTCGTCTCGGTGCAGGAGAGATCCTCCTCAACGCAGTCGACCGGGACGGAACGATGGAAGGCTTCGACCTCACGCTCCTGCGCCTCGTCCGCGGACGCTTCGACGTCCCCGTCATCGCGTGTGGTGGTGCTTCCGACCTCGGGAACATGCGTGCGGCCGTGCGTGAGGGCGCGCTCTCGGCGGTAGGGGTCGGCGCGCGCTTCATCTACGAAGGTCCCTATCGCGCGGTCCTCGTGAGCTATCTCACGCGTAGCGAGATCGAGAGCCTCAGCGCCGGAGTCGTGTCGTGA
- a CDS encoding N-acetyl sugar amidotransferase yields the protein MSVCVRCVLDESANVTFDADGVCTFCHFLDNRKLAVSPANREAEFARIVRQIKELGRGRRYDCVMGLSGGIDSSYAVLVAVRAGLRPLVVHVDNGWNTELAVLNIERVVRGLDLDLVTHVIDWEEFRGIQLSLLRAGVVDLELVSDHAIIAGMYHTARRQRLKVIVTGDNEATESVLPEGWNHHRKTDLRNIRAINRAYERAPMTTFPALSSVGVALHRRLLGIRNIGLLSYTDYNKERAFTELERAVGYRRYAGKHFESVITRFYQGYILPTKFGIDKRRYHYSLLIRSGQMTREEALADLENPPYPPHLAAADKIYVCKKFGISVEEFDRMMREPPRPHSDFASDDALMRRLIGLLARARSVRARVKVFTGV from the coding sequence GTGAGCGTCTGCGTCCGCTGTGTCCTCGATGAGTCCGCGAACGTCACGTTCGACGCGGACGGCGTGTGCACCTTCTGCCACTTCCTCGACAACCGGAAGCTCGCAGTCTCGCCGGCGAACCGCGAGGCCGAGTTCGCTCGCATCGTCAGACAGATCAAGGAGCTCGGACGCGGCCGGCGCTACGACTGCGTCATGGGCCTCAGCGGCGGCATCGACAGCTCCTATGCCGTCCTCGTTGCGGTCCGCGCTGGTCTGCGGCCGCTCGTCGTTCACGTGGACAACGGTTGGAACACCGAGCTGGCGGTTCTGAACATCGAGCGAGTCGTGCGTGGACTCGATCTCGATCTCGTTACCCATGTCATCGACTGGGAGGAGTTTCGCGGGATCCAGCTCTCGCTGCTGCGTGCCGGCGTCGTCGACCTCGAGCTCGTCAGCGACCACGCGATCATCGCCGGCATGTATCACACCGCGCGCAGACAGCGGCTCAAGGTCATCGTCACCGGCGACAACGAAGCGACGGAGTCCGTCCTCCCGGAGGGGTGGAACCATCACCGCAAGACCGACCTCCGCAACATCCGCGCGATCAACCGCGCCTACGAGCGGGCGCCGATGACGACGTTCCCGGCGCTCTCGTCGGTGGGGGTCGCCCTTCACAGACGCCTGCTAGGTATCCGCAACATCGGATTGCTCTCGTACACCGACTACAACAAGGAGCGCGCGTTCACCGAGCTTGAGCGAGCCGTCGGATATCGCCGCTATGCAGGGAAACACTTCGAATCGGTCATCACCCGCTTCTATCAAGGCTACATCCTGCCGACGAAGTTCGGGATCGACAAAAGGCGATATCACTACTCGCTATTGATCCGATCGGGGCAGATGACGCGCGAGGAGGCGCTCGCCGACCTCGAGAACCCGCCCTATCCGCCGCACCTCGCAGCCGCCGACAAGATCTACGTCTGCAAGAAGTTCGGGATCTCCGTCGAGGAGTTCGACCGGATGATGCGAGAGCCGCCGCGTCCGCACTCCGACTTCGCTTCGGACGATGCCCTCATGCGGCGGCTCATCGGGCTCCTCGCGCGAGCGCGCTCCGTGCGAGCGCGCGTGAAGGTGTTCACAGGTGTCTGA
- a CDS encoding O-antigen ligase family protein encodes MVSRAHWLLALIVPGAVLALGAIHTEVLCVVAAAAALVAFLVAREAEPVVPRTAATTLVVVAVVLIAWTALQLVPLPSGVLGAIASSNADVWARSLNPLREDAPAFGSISLDPTASRVQLLRGVTYLSVFIAAHHVTRRQDGVAFLERLIVASAVLLAAAALLHPVIGARRVFGVYEPRETLAYDPDHLGPLLNTNHLAAYANVGAILAFGSAVERRGPVPRVLAVIVVLLLGATTVWSLSRGGIATLAVGLTVVGLLTLRQRRHIGSPVFGPAAVAAAAVVGAAVFYLAAFDEALEKFAHNDLMKLDLARNAFELLRSYGVFGVGRGAFESVFPEVRTGTEYWVFTHPENVLAQWTTEWGIPVAVGALGALGWALRPRTVLTRSRPPIAAWAVLVASALHNLVDFSSEVPGVMLPLILCAAIVVGGRGSDGSKTSRVTVWARRPRLSAALVAGATVVGIAATLPFVSAELYREERSFRDVALDTSIDRAEFRRRARAVMLRHPAEAYFPYAGMVRALVHREDSVVPWAARALDRSPIFGRAHLLLARAFYVRSPAQARLEYRLACTQDSRSCALGEAARLVTELDHALELVPEGDRAGAVLEELATLLGKRLPASVVVIDQAILARDPNAIGPWRRIAMATLGDVRDKEPWCEGVDRGACIEEGLAAATRVRALSPERCEGHELGAQFLVEKGELDRAFTELEDAAETVLDRSACGRALVSLSVRTGQRARVDTALDRLLRAGCEAPPQCVENLLFAAEIEAQRGGTRRALSLTKSAAERAPEREDLLVRAARLAEAQHAYGDALDAYTRLAARHPEDAALAAAVARQRDALARGVLKVPPP; translated from the coding sequence GTGGTGTCTCGCGCGCACTGGCTCCTTGCGCTGATCGTCCCCGGCGCGGTGCTCGCGCTCGGCGCGATCCACACGGAGGTGCTCTGCGTCGTCGCCGCGGCGGCGGCGCTCGTCGCCTTCCTCGTCGCGCGCGAGGCGGAACCCGTGGTCCCACGCACCGCTGCGACGACGCTCGTCGTCGTCGCGGTCGTGCTCATCGCGTGGACGGCGCTTCAGCTCGTGCCCCTTCCGAGCGGCGTCCTTGGCGCGATCGCGAGCAGCAACGCTGACGTCTGGGCGCGGTCCCTCAACCCTTTACGCGAGGATGCACCCGCGTTCGGATCCATCTCGCTCGATCCGACCGCCTCGCGCGTGCAGCTCTTGCGCGGCGTCACCTACCTCTCCGTCTTCATCGCCGCGCATCACGTCACGCGACGGCAGGACGGCGTCGCGTTCCTGGAGCGCCTCATCGTCGCGTCCGCGGTCCTTCTCGCCGCGGCGGCGCTCCTCCATCCCGTCATCGGTGCTCGGCGCGTCTTCGGCGTCTATGAGCCGCGTGAGACCCTCGCCTACGATCCCGATCACCTCGGACCGCTGCTGAACACGAACCACCTCGCGGCATACGCGAACGTCGGTGCCATCCTCGCGTTCGGGTCCGCCGTCGAGCGGAGAGGACCCGTCCCTCGCGTTCTCGCCGTCATAGTCGTTCTCCTCCTCGGCGCGACGACGGTGTGGTCCCTCTCGCGCGGCGGCATCGCCACACTCGCGGTCGGTCTCACCGTGGTCGGGCTGCTCACGCTTCGCCAGCGGAGGCACATCGGATCTCCCGTCTTCGGGCCTGCGGCCGTCGCCGCGGCCGCTGTCGTCGGCGCGGCCGTGTTTTATCTCGCGGCGTTCGACGAGGCGCTGGAGAAGTTCGCACACAACGATCTGATGAAGCTCGACCTCGCGCGGAACGCGTTCGAGCTGCTGCGCAGCTACGGCGTCTTCGGCGTCGGCCGTGGCGCGTTCGAGTCGGTCTTCCCCGAGGTTCGGACGGGGACCGAGTACTGGGTCTTCACTCATCCCGAGAACGTCCTCGCGCAGTGGACGACGGAGTGGGGCATCCCGGTTGCTGTCGGCGCGCTCGGCGCGCTAGGCTGGGCGCTCCGCCCGCGCACTGTGCTCACGCGTTCGCGTCCTCCCATCGCGGCGTGGGCGGTCCTCGTCGCCTCCGCCCTCCACAACCTCGTCGACTTCAGCTCCGAGGTGCCCGGCGTCATGCTGCCGCTCATCCTCTGCGCCGCGATTGTGGTCGGGGGTCGTGGGAGCGACGGCAGCAAGACAAGCCGGGTCACGGTGTGGGCTCGGCGGCCCCGGCTATCGGCGGCGCTCGTCGCGGGCGCGACGGTCGTCGGGATCGCCGCGACCCTCCCGTTCGTGAGCGCCGAGCTGTACCGAGAAGAACGTTCGTTCCGCGATGTCGCGCTCGATACGTCCATCGATCGCGCCGAGTTTCGACGCCGCGCACGGGCCGTGATGCTCCGTCATCCGGCGGAGGCGTACTTCCCGTACGCAGGAATGGTGCGCGCGCTCGTGCACCGTGAAGACAGCGTCGTGCCGTGGGCGGCGCGCGCACTCGATCGCAGCCCCATCTTCGGTCGTGCGCACCTGCTGTTGGCCCGCGCGTTCTATGTACGGAGCCCGGCGCAGGCACGGCTCGAGTACCGACTTGCGTGTACGCAGGACTCGCGCAGCTGTGCGCTCGGCGAAGCGGCGCGGCTCGTTACGGAGCTCGATCATGCGCTCGAGCTCGTTCCCGAAGGCGACCGCGCCGGCGCGGTGCTCGAAGAGCTCGCGACGTTGCTCGGAAAGCGGCTTCCGGCATCGGTCGTGGTGATCGATCAGGCGATCCTCGCGCGCGATCCGAACGCGATCGGACCGTGGCGCAGGATCGCGATGGCGACCCTCGGCGACGTGCGCGACAAGGAGCCGTGGTGCGAAGGGGTCGATCGGGGCGCGTGCATCGAGGAGGGCCTTGCGGCGGCGACCCGCGTGCGAGCGCTCTCGCCCGAGCGTTGCGAAGGACACGAGCTCGGCGCGCAGTTCCTGGTCGAGAAAGGCGAGCTGGACAGGGCATTCACCGAGCTCGAGGACGCCGCCGAGACCGTGCTCGATCGTTCGGCTTGCGGTCGTGCGCTCGTCTCTCTCTCGGTGCGCACGGGGCAGCGCGCGCGCGTCGACACCGCGCTCGATCGCCTCCTGCGAGCTGGCTGTGAAGCGCCACCGCAATGTGTCGAGAACCTCCTCTTCGCGGCGGAGATCGAAGCGCAACGAGGTGGAACGCGCCGGGCGCTCTCGCTGACGAAGTCGGCCGCCGAGCGCGCGCCGGAGCGCGAGGACCTCCTCGTCCGCGCCGCACGCCTCGCCGAGGCACAGCACGCGTACGGCGACGCGCTCGACGCCTACACCCGGCTCGCGGCGCGGCATCCGGAGGACGCCGCGCTGGCGGCCGCGGTCGCGCGTCAGCGCGATGCGCTCGCGCGCGGGGTGCTCAAGGTCCCCCCGCCGTAG
- a CDS encoding polysaccharide biosynthesis tyrosine autokinase, which produces MEQDSIGAEESRAEGGTLEALAWGFRAIAKRWPIVLAFLLLGVGIALGYSKSVPNVYEAATLLEFDPDVIKPLGNKTDPLVGWSAIWDTREYYETQYRLIQSDRVLSTVARDLGLQNDPDFLGYRPTAPVPLEGAIGMVRGSMTVEPVKGSRLVYIKFKHGRPAQARRLSEAVARAYIAQNLEKMVSATGDTVVWLSGQLDHFKHELEQTENALHEFKKENDLPSSTLDDLSKMIRMEMQEYDSALTRTRLRRQELTARHKELSKITTDTPDQIPASELLSNGHLAGLRKQYQDAERERAELIAEGKGENYPAVKKADEKIALSRTALVNEIQTIQRAVERDVAIIQQQEQGEAGLYEESRKKAVDLNLKELEFHRLDRLRAQNEKLYAVLLEQLKEADLRRMMNTNNIRLIDLPTEPKSPIFPRVGLNAGIGALVGLLLGIALAFIRETLDNTIKTPEDLEKRFGVTFLGLLPEMAGDERVAGAGSKKNRRAREKSKRALPPELIVHEDPTSGIAEAARSLRTNLTFMNPDKPYKRLLVTSAAPSEGKTTVAVSIAVSLAQSGLRVCILDCDLRRPRLHRIFGRAGDVGLMNVVVGEATIDEAAKPTIVPNLSCIPCGPIPPSSADVVGSEKFRHVLDELATKFDRIVLDSPPVVAVTDSAILSTVVDGVVVVVRALKTTFGLARTGLRQLRDVDAPIAGAVLNAVNLNKNQYYYEGYYYYRRDGYGPLQAAEQQGAPPPSETASPPPN; this is translated from the coding sequence GTGGAGCAGGATTCGATCGGGGCGGAGGAATCGCGAGCCGAGGGCGGAACTCTAGAGGCCCTCGCGTGGGGGTTCCGCGCCATCGCGAAGCGCTGGCCGATCGTGCTCGCGTTCCTTCTCCTCGGCGTGGGAATCGCGCTCGGTTACTCGAAATCCGTCCCCAACGTGTACGAGGCGGCGACGCTCCTCGAGTTCGATCCCGACGTCATCAAGCCCCTCGGCAACAAGACCGACCCGCTGGTGGGATGGAGCGCGATCTGGGATACGCGCGAGTACTACGAGACGCAGTACCGGCTCATCCAGAGCGATCGCGTGCTCTCCACCGTCGCTCGCGACCTGGGGCTCCAGAACGATCCGGACTTCCTGGGATACCGCCCGACCGCCCCCGTGCCGCTCGAGGGCGCGATCGGCATGGTCCGAGGCTCGATGACCGTCGAGCCGGTCAAGGGCAGCCGCCTCGTCTACATCAAGTTCAAGCACGGTAGGCCGGCACAAGCGCGCCGCTTGTCGGAGGCCGTGGCCCGCGCGTACATCGCGCAGAACCTCGAGAAGATGGTCAGCGCGACCGGCGACACCGTCGTCTGGCTGTCGGGGCAGCTCGATCACTTCAAGCATGAGTTGGAACAGACCGAGAACGCACTCCACGAGTTCAAGAAGGAGAACGATCTACCGTCGAGCACGCTCGACGACCTCTCCAAGATGATCCGGATGGAGATGCAGGAGTACGACAGCGCGCTCACGCGCACGCGGCTCCGGCGCCAAGAGCTCACCGCGCGGCACAAGGAGCTGTCCAAGATCACGACCGACACGCCGGACCAGATCCCCGCGTCCGAGCTCCTCTCGAACGGGCACCTCGCCGGACTTCGCAAGCAGTATCAAGACGCAGAGCGCGAGCGGGCGGAGCTCATCGCCGAGGGGAAGGGCGAGAACTATCCCGCTGTGAAGAAGGCGGATGAGAAAATCGCGCTCTCGCGTACCGCCCTCGTCAACGAGATCCAGACGATTCAACGAGCGGTCGAACGTGACGTCGCGATCATCCAGCAGCAGGAACAAGGCGAGGCCGGACTTTACGAAGAGTCGCGGAAGAAGGCGGTCGACCTCAACCTGAAGGAGCTCGAGTTCCATCGTCTCGACCGGCTCCGCGCGCAGAACGAGAAGCTCTACGCGGTGCTCCTCGAGCAGCTCAAAGAGGCGGACCTCCGCCGGATGATGAACACGAACAACATCCGGCTCATCGATCTCCCGACCGAACCGAAGTCGCCGATCTTTCCGCGCGTCGGGCTCAACGCCGGAATCGGCGCGCTCGTCGGTCTCCTCCTCGGTATCGCGCTCGCCTTCATCCGCGAGACGCTCGACAACACGATCAAAACACCTGAAGACCTCGAGAAGCGGTTCGGTGTCACGTTCCTCGGACTGCTTCCCGAGATGGCGGGAGACGAGCGGGTCGCCGGCGCCGGGTCCAAGAAGAACCGACGCGCGCGTGAGAAATCGAAGCGAGCGCTGCCGCCCGAGCTCATCGTGCACGAGGATCCGACCTCCGGGATCGCCGAAGCGGCTCGATCGCTCCGCACGAACCTCACCTTCATGAACCCGGACAAGCCGTACAAGCGGCTGCTCGTCACGAGCGCGGCGCCGTCCGAGGGGAAGACCACGGTCGCCGTCAGCATCGCCGTCTCGCTCGCGCAGAGCGGGCTGCGGGTCTGCATCCTCGACTGCGATCTCCGCCGCCCGCGCCTCCACCGAATCTTCGGTCGTGCAGGAGACGTCGGCCTCATGAACGTCGTCGTCGGAGAGGCGACGATCGACGAAGCGGCGAAGCCGACGATCGTTCCGAACCTCTCCTGCATTCCGTGCGGGCCAATTCCGCCGAGCTCCGCAGACGTCGTCGGGTCCGAAAAGTTCCGGCACGTGCTCGACGAGCTCGCGACCAAGTTCGACCGAATCGTCCTCGACAGCCCTCCGGTCGTCGCGGTGACGGACTCGGCGATCCTCTCGACCGTCGTGGACGGCGTCGTCGTCGTCGTTCGCGCGCTGAAGACGACGTTCGGTCTCGCGCGGACAGGTCTCCGACAGCTCCGCGACGTCGACGCTCCCATCGCCGGCGCCGTGCTGAACGCAGTCAACCTCAACAAGAACCAGTACTACTACGAGGGCTACTACTACTATCGCCGCGATGGCTACGGGCCGCTCCAAGCGGCAGAGCAGCAGGGCGCACCCCCGCCGAGCGAGACAGCTTCACCGCCCCCGAACTGA
- a CDS encoding class I SAM-dependent methyltransferase, giving the protein MCEAPPRQLAEQKDAWLCPRCGHSFVGALPTTEQLDELYAKYHYAAGPERVLPSFLDRLVVDVIESFSPHRENGRILDVGFGDGGILRAAKNAGWDAHGVEFSRAAIIAGMARGLGPLYEGDFRTIPLPGAPFDVVVMSELIEHVTDPPSMLRRAAEVLRPGGLLYMTTPHGRGISARVLGGDWSVLCPPEHLQLFSIPSMRRALVAAGFSKPVVYTQGVLPHEIMAKVRRALPARARAQQAEARFDRVGKSHDLNGRLMGTRRGRALKHAANTVLRLAQVGDSLRVRAIR; this is encoded by the coding sequence GTGTGCGAAGCGCCGCCGCGACAGCTCGCGGAGCAGAAGGACGCGTGGCTCTGTCCGCGGTGCGGTCATAGCTTCGTCGGCGCGCTCCCGACGACCGAGCAGCTCGACGAGCTCTACGCGAAGTATCACTACGCGGCCGGCCCCGAACGGGTCCTCCCGAGCTTCCTCGATCGCCTCGTCGTCGATGTCATCGAGTCCTTCTCGCCGCACAGAGAGAACGGGCGCATCCTCGACGTCGGCTTCGGTGACGGCGGCATCCTGCGCGCGGCGAAGAACGCCGGATGGGACGCGCACGGCGTCGAGTTCTCGCGCGCGGCGATCATCGCCGGCATGGCGCGCGGCCTCGGCCCCCTCTACGAGGGAGACTTCCGGACGATCCCCCTCCCCGGCGCGCCCTTCGACGTCGTCGTCATGTCCGAGTTGATCGAACACGTGACGGATCCACCCTCGATGCTCCGGCGAGCGGCCGAGGTGCTCCGTCCGGGCGGGCTGCTCTACATGACGACGCCGCACGGGCGCGGTATCAGCGCCCGCGTCCTCGGCGGGGACTGGTCGGTGCTGTGCCCACCGGAGCACCTTCAGCTCTTCTCGATCCCGTCGATGCGCCGGGCGCTCGTCGCGGCCGGTTTCTCGAAGCCGGTCGTCTACACGCAGGGGGTCCTCCCGCACGAGATCATGGCGAAGGTCCGGCGGGCGCTCCCCGCGCGCGCACGCGCGCAGCAGGCGGAGGCGCGCTTCGACCGCGTCGGCAAGAGCCACGACCTCAACGGCCGGCTCATGGGCACGCGGCGCGGCCGCGCCCTCAAGCACGCCGCCAACACCGTGCTTCGGCTCGCGCAAGTGGGTGATAGTCTTCGGGTCCGGGCCATCCGTTGA
- a CDS encoding glycosyltransferase, whose product MATGVPLDVFVVNATRSETVDGVRFVKHMPIPASLTRVARLMKMRLVASVPVLQTYDVVFLRYPTAIDLDPLAFVRARSKGPRIATIHHAKEVREQLAISRSPGMLARAGLEWVQGRRIVREVDGIIGVTDEIRDFQLARAGVDKPARTIANGVDVSTVAPTGFVPFDGEELRLVFLASSHALWHGTDRLRKSLEAYRGRRRVVLDMVGRGSNPAGTREVFGNVTIRHHGMLHGEALDRVLAQGTLAISTLAFFRTGLRQAAVLKTREYVARGLPTVLGYEDMDLPEDWPFALRLPIDESVFSLDPLFDFAARVSSAPGAAQQMRRFAEGVLDWRVKVPRFAELAEVMLDRSLC is encoded by the coding sequence GTGGCTACGGGGGTTCCGCTCGACGTCTTCGTCGTGAACGCGACTCGATCGGAGACTGTCGATGGTGTCCGCTTCGTCAAGCACATGCCGATCCCGGCGTCGCTGACGCGCGTCGCGCGTTTGATGAAGATGCGACTCGTAGCGTCAGTCCCGGTCTTGCAGACCTACGACGTCGTCTTCCTTCGGTATCCGACCGCCATCGATCTCGATCCACTCGCGTTCGTGCGCGCGCGCTCGAAGGGACCGCGCATCGCGACGATCCACCACGCGAAGGAGGTTCGAGAGCAGCTCGCCATCTCGCGGTCGCCGGGCATGCTCGCGCGCGCCGGGCTCGAGTGGGTTCAGGGAAGGCGCATCGTCAGAGAGGTCGACGGCATCATCGGCGTCACAGACGAGATCAGGGACTTTCAGCTCGCGCGCGCGGGCGTCGACAAGCCGGCGCGCACGATCGCGAACGGCGTCGACGTGTCGACCGTCGCCCCGACGGGGTTCGTTCCCTTCGACGGCGAGGAGCTCCGCCTCGTCTTCCTCGCCAGCTCACACGCGCTGTGGCACGGGACGGATCGACTGCGGAAGAGCCTCGAGGCGTATCGCGGCCGCCGCCGCGTCGTCCTCGACATGGTGGGGCGCGGATCGAACCCGGCCGGGACGCGAGAGGTCTTCGGGAACGTGACGATTCGCCATCACGGGATGCTCCACGGCGAGGCGCTCGATCGTGTGCTCGCGCAAGGTACCCTCGCGATCAGCACGCTCGCCTTCTTTCGAACCGGGCTCCGGCAGGCGGCGGTGTTGAAGACGCGAGAATACGTCGCTCGCGGGCTCCCGACCGTGCTCGGGTACGAGGACATGGATCTCCCGGAGGACTGGCCGTTCGCGCTCCGGTTGCCGATCGACGAGAGCGTCTTCTCGCTCGACCCTCTCTTCGACTTTGCCGCCCGCGTCTCGTCGGCGCCCGGGGCCGCGCAGCAGATGAGGCGCTTCGCGGAGGGGGTCCTCGACTGGCGCGTCAAGGTACCGCGGTTCGCCGAGCTGGCAGAGGTCATGCTCGACCGTTCGCTGTGCTAG
- a CDS encoding cobalamin-dependent protein (Presence of a B(12) (cobalamin)-binding domain implies dependence on cobalamin itself, in one of its several forms, or in some unusual lineages, dependence on a cobalamin-like analog.), whose protein sequence is MAKILFVNPLVREEDVPRHVPYGIALLAAIAMEKGHQVQVYDENAWRKGAQVLREVLEADAWDVVALGGITTAYASVKSIVRAARAFAPNALIVLGGGVLTSLPREMMTWLPEVDVGVIGEAFLTFPEVLERVDAGTRKFDDVAGTISRLADGRLHVAAQRELVHDLDTLPFPAWDLFPLEEVYFPNSQVLYSEAGMLASRRLDINASYGCSLICRYCYHLGIAGDMRYVEEEDGTTNVEFDRPGAYTRSIRYHSPEYVVRLAKHAHDKYGVNFITFLDENLMTMDQYSGRVWMKEICRLWKENGLQPDYLAEGRPLGETWKGVHWSGTSHATLCNPGILKEMRDAGCSHLVYGYESFAPHVMKTIGKGATPKTNIRSFFWTLEAGIRPIPNQIIGFPAEDFESIRLNMEAWKTLGIMVKPFFATPYPGSEWFTVNRASIEQQYGGDLEAFILDLGDATRISAVISVNFNAVELLGLREMMIQWDYRRIDEYEQIWRKNHAIPEGAPSTLFKPAKKDEEGASAPPKIRIKKPVVRRLPTVN, encoded by the coding sequence ATGGCCAAGATCCTCTTCGTCAACCCCCTCGTCCGCGAGGAAGACGTCCCGCGTCACGTCCCGTACGGGATCGCGCTCCTCGCGGCCATCGCCATGGAAAAGGGCCACCAGGTCCAAGTTTACGACGAGAACGCCTGGCGAAAGGGCGCGCAGGTGCTGCGCGAGGTGCTCGAGGCCGACGCTTGGGACGTCGTCGCGCTCGGCGGGATCACGACCGCGTACGCGTCGGTGAAGAGCATCGTCCGCGCGGCGCGCGCCTTCGCGCCGAACGCGCTCATCGTGCTGGGGGGAGGGGTCCTCACGTCCCTCCCCCGCGAGATGATGACGTGGCTGCCCGAGGTCGACGTCGGCGTGATCGGGGAGGCGTTCTTGACCTTCCCGGAGGTGCTCGAGCGCGTCGACGCCGGCACGCGCAAGTTCGATGACGTCGCGGGGACCATCTCGCGCCTCGCAGACGGTCGCCTGCACGTCGCCGCGCAGCGTGAGCTCGTGCACGATCTCGACACGCTTCCCTTCCCGGCCTGGGATCTGTTCCCGCTCGAGGAAGTCTACTTCCCCAACAGCCAGGTCCTCTACTCCGAGGCCGGCATGCTGGCCTCGCGTCGACTCGACATCAACGCAAGCTACGGGTGCTCACTCATCTGCCGCTACTGCTACCACCTCGGCATCGCCGGAGACATGCGGTACGTCGAGGAGGAGGACGGGACCACGAACGTCGAGTTCGACCGTCCAGGCGCATACACGCGCTCCATCCGCTACCACTCCCCAGAGTACGTCGTCCGGCTCGCGAAGCACGCTCACGACAAGTACGGCGTCAACTTCATCACGTTCCTCGACGAGAACCTGATGACGATGGACCAGTACTCCGGCCGCGTGTGGATGAAGGAGATCTGCAGGCTCTGGAAGGAGAACGGCCTCCAGCCGGACTATCTCGCGGAAGGCCGCCCGCTCGGCGAGACGTGGAAGGGCGTCCACTGGTCGGGCACGAGCCACGCGACGCTATGCAATCCGGGGATCCTGAAGGAGATGCGCGACGCCGGATGCAGTCATCTCGTGTACGGCTATGAGTCGTTCGCGCCACACGTGATGAAGACGATCGGCAAAGGCGCGACCCCGAAGACGAACATCCGGAGCTTCTTCTGGACGCTCGAGGCCGGTATCCGGCCGATCCCGAACCAGATCATCGGATTCCCGGCGGAGGACTTCGAGTCGATCAGGCTGAACATGGAGGCCTGGAAGACGCTCGGCATCATGGTGAAGCCGTTCTTCGCGACGCCCTACCCGGGGTCCGAGTGGTTCACGGTGAACCGGGCGTCGATCGAGCAGCAGTACGGCGGAGATCTCGAGGCGTTCATCCTCGATCTCGGTGACGCGACGCGGATCTCCGCGGTCATCTCCGTCAACTTCAACGCCGTCGAGCTCCTCGGTCTGCGCGAGATGATGATCCAGTGGGACTATCGCCGCATCGACGAGTACGAGCAGATCTGGCGCAAGAACCACGCGATCCCCGAGGGCGCCCCGTCGACCTTGTTCAAACCGGCGAAGAAGGACGAAGAAGGAGCTTCGGCTCCGCCGAAAATCAGGATCAAGAAGCCCGTCGTGCGCCGACTCCCGACGGTCAACTGA